In Candidatus Methylomirabilis sp., the sequence GACAGCCGGACCCACCTGGTGGGAGTCCTCAACGTGACGCCCGACTCCTTCTCTGACGGCGGCGCGTTCCTCGATCCGGACGCCGCGGCGGACCATGCGCTTCGGATGGCGGCAGAGGGAGCGGATTGCATCGACATCGGAGGGGAGTCCACCCGGCCGGGGGCGGCGGCGGTCAGCGCCGAGGAGGAGTGGGGCCGGATCGGCCCCGTCCTCGCCCGGCTGGCCGGGCGCTGCCCCGTCCCCCTTTCGGTGGACACCTCCAAGGCGACCGTGGCGGCCCGCGCCTTGCAAGCGGGGGCGGCCATCGTGAATGACATCTCGGCCCTCCGGTTCGACCCGGGCCTGCCCGCGGTCGTGGCGGAGGCCGGAGCCGGCCTCGTCCTGATGCACATGCAGGGGACCCCCCGGTCCATGCAGGAGCGCCCCGTCTACGGGGATGTGGTGGCCGAAGTCCGTGCCTTCCTGGCCGAGCGCCTCGCGGTCGCCACGGCGGCGGGAGTCGCCCGGGAGGCGATCCTGCTGGACCCCGGAATCGGGTTCGGCAAGACGGTGGAGCACAGCCTGACCCTGCTGCGGCACCTGCCGGAGCTGGCGGCACTCGGGCGACCCCTCCTGGTGGGGCCCTCCCGGAAGTCGTTCATCGGGGCCGTGCTAGGCACGCCGGTGACGGAGCGGCTGGAGGGGACGGCCGCGGCGGTGGCGCTGGCCATCGTCGGTGGGGCCGCCCTGATCCGGGTCCACGACGTGAAAGCCATGGCCCGCGTCGCGCGGATGTGCGACGCCATCTTGGGGAGGATTGCCCCCCATGTGGGAGCTGCTGAGCGCGTTCCGGCCCATTGACGTCCTGGACATTCTGATCGTGGCCGTGGGCAGCTACCAGCTTCTCCTCATCTTCCGGGGAACCAAGGCCCTGGAGATGATCCTGGGGCTCGCCCTCGTCTACGTGGCGGCGCGCTTCTCCTTCTGGGCCGGGCTGCTGACGGTGAACTGGATCCTCCAGAGCCTGCTGGTGTACTGGTTCCTGCTGATTATCATCGTCTTCCAGCCGGAGCTGCGGCGCGCGCTGGCCAACTTCGGGCAGCGGTCGGCTATCCTCCGGGCGTTCTCCCGGTACGGCGAGGCCCACACCATCGACGAGCTGGTCCGGGCGGCCGTCAGCCTGTCGGCGAAGAAGGTCGGGGCGCTGATGGTGATCGAGCGGGAAACGCGGTTGGCCGACTACGTGGACGTGGGGGTGGACGTGGACGCGGCCCTCACCCGACACCTGCTGGAGACCATCTTCTTCCCGAATTCCCCCCTGCACGACGGGGCGGTCATCATTCACCGGGGGCGGGTCGCCTCGGCTGGCTGCTTCCTTCCCCTGACCCTGAACCCTGCCGTCAGCAAGGACCTGGGGACCCGCCACCGGGCGGCCATCGGCATCACCGAAGAGACGGACGCCGTGGCCGTGGTCGTGTCGGAGGAGACGGGGACCATCTCGGTCGTTCGGGAGGGGGAGATCGAACGCGGGTTCGACGGGGTGAGCCTGCGGCGCCGCCTGGAGGAAATCCTGGAGCCGGCGGTGGCCCGGCGGGCGCCGGAGCCGATCCGGCAGGCGGCCCGCTAAGAGGACCGATGCAGCGCGCACTTCAGGTGTTCGGAGCCCTCCGGGCCTGGCTGGCCAATAATTTCGGCATGAAGGTGGTCTCCCTCGGCCTCGCCGTGGCCCTCTGGGTTGTCGTGCTGGGGGAGCAGAAGACGGAGGTCATGCTGAACGTTCCGCTGGACGTGGGGCAGATCCCCCGTACGCTGATGGTGATCAACGAGCCGGTGGAGTTCGTCTCCCTGAAGGTGCGGGGGCCCCGCAGCCTGGTCCAGGGCCTGGCGCCCAATGAGGTTACCCTGCGGGACACCTTCACCCGGGCCGTGAAGGAGGGGGACAACATCCTGAACCTGAGCCCGGAGCAGTTCCAGGTTCCACGGGGGGTCAATGTCCTGAGCGTCTCGCCTGGTCGGGTCCGGCTGGTCCTGGAGGCGGTGGACGAGCGCCGCCTGGAGGTCATCCCCAAGTTCCGGGGGGATCCGGCCAAGGGGTATAGCGTGGGGGAGGTCCGGGTCACCCCGAAGGAGGTTCGGGTGGTCGGGCCGCAGGGGGATCTCAAGCGCCTCAGCCACGCCTTCACCCAGCCCATCGACATCAAGGGGCGGGATCGGGACTTTCAGGAGAGGGC encodes:
- the folP gene encoding dihydropteroate synthase, translating into MTPLVPAAPFACRRCALALDSRTHLVGVLNVTPDSFSDGGAFLDPDAAADHALRMAAEGADCIDIGGESTRPGAAAVSAEEEWGRIGPVLARLAGRCPVPLSVDTSKATVAARALQAGAAIVNDISALRFDPGLPAVVAEAGAGLVLMHMQGTPRSMQERPVYGDVVAEVRAFLAERLAVATAAGVAREAILLDPGIGFGKTVEHSLTLLRHLPELAALGRPLLVGPSRKSFIGAVLGTPVTERLEGTAAAVALAIVGGAALIRVHDVKAMARVARMCDAILGRIAPHVGAAERVPAH
- the cdaA gene encoding diadenylate cyclase CdaA — translated: MWELLSAFRPIDVLDILIVAVGSYQLLLIFRGTKALEMILGLALVYVAARFSFWAGLLTVNWILQSLLVYWFLLIIIVFQPELRRALANFGQRSAILRAFSRYGEAHTIDELVRAAVSLSAKKVGALMVIERETRLADYVDVGVDVDAALTRHLLETIFFPNSPLHDGAVIIHRGRVASAGCFLPLTLNPAVSKDLGTRHRAAIGITEETDAVAVVVSEETGTISVVREGEIERGFDGVSLRRRLEEILEPAVARRAPEPIRQAAR
- a CDS encoding CdaR family protein, yielding MQRALQVFGALRAWLANNFGMKVVSLGLAVALWVVVLGEQKTEVMLNVPLDVGQIPRTLMVINEPVEFVSLKVRGPRSLVQGLAPNEVTLRDTFTRAVKEGDNILNLSPEQFQVPRGVNVLSVSPGRVRLVLEAVDERRLEVIPKFRGDPAKGYSVGEVRVTPKEVRVVGPQGDLKRLSHAFTQPIDIKGRDRDFQERAPIEPFGRRIRIVEGETVRVEVAIKKGST